In one window of Burkholderia sp. NRF60-BP8 DNA:
- a CDS encoding LysR family transcriptional regulator: MYSLIGKTATFRQLKALDMIARLGSVSRAAEELNLTQPAVSLQVRLLEEAVGAALLQRVGRGVQLTAAGEIVARYAREILHLWSEAGDEVAALTGDLGGTLRIGAITTAEYLIPPLLVKFTATRPHVKTYFKVGNRDDIIRMLATHEIDLAVMGSAPKELRTHAVEFAKHPMVFVAAPDHPLMRRKRVALKDLESAHLLVRERGAGTRSTVESLFKNAGHRFHVGSELSSNEAIKQMAEAGLGVAFLSLHACALELRTGLLGQLPFPGNPIEREWYVVTLADRRISQVTGLFRDFLIKQGAPVIDGATVAPHERRRK; the protein is encoded by the coding sequence ATGTATTCACTTATAGGAAAGACCGCGACGTTCCGGCAGTTGAAGGCGCTGGACATGATTGCGCGGCTCGGCAGCGTGTCGCGCGCGGCCGAGGAACTGAACCTGACGCAGCCGGCCGTGTCGCTGCAGGTTCGGCTGCTCGAGGAGGCCGTGGGCGCCGCGTTGCTGCAGCGAGTGGGGCGCGGCGTGCAACTGACCGCGGCCGGCGAGATCGTGGCGCGCTATGCGCGCGAGATCCTGCATCTGTGGAGCGAGGCCGGCGACGAAGTGGCCGCGCTGACGGGCGATCTCGGCGGCACGCTGCGGATCGGCGCGATCACGACGGCCGAATACCTGATCCCGCCGCTGCTCGTCAAATTCACTGCCACGCGTCCGCACGTGAAGACGTATTTCAAGGTCGGTAATCGCGACGACATCATCCGCATGCTCGCGACGCATGAAATCGATCTCGCGGTGATGGGCAGCGCACCGAAGGAGCTGCGTACGCATGCGGTCGAGTTCGCGAAGCACCCGATGGTGTTCGTCGCGGCGCCCGACCATCCGCTGATGCGGCGCAAGCGCGTCGCGCTGAAGGATCTTGAATCCGCGCACCTGCTCGTGCGCGAACGCGGCGCCGGCACGCGCTCGACCGTCGAGAGCCTGTTCAAGAACGCGGGCCACCGCTTTCATGTGGGCTCCGAACTGTCGAGCAACGAGGCGATCAAGCAGATGGCCGAAGCCGGGCTCGGCGTCGCGTTCCTGTCGTTGCACGCGTGTGCGCTCGAACTGCGCACGGGGCTGCTTGGGCAACTGCCGTTTCCCGGCAACCCGATCGAGCGCGAATGGTATGTGGTGACCCTCGCCGACCGGCGCATCTCGCAGGTGACGGGGTTGTTTCGCGATTTCCTGATCAAGCAGGGCGCGCCGGTGATCGACGGCGCGACGGTGGCGCCGCACGAGCGGCGGCGCAAGTAG
- a CDS encoding NAD(P)H-binding protein → MFVIFGASGNVGQSTVTTLRNAGHSVRAVLRDARHRERFVQLGCDVAIANLTDAHAIAAAIDGAQAVQMLCPVPVADPDPAATMTRTIDAATAALAANPPPALLALSDYGAELEGNTGITRLFHDFEERLKTVPTQLTLLRSAEHVQNWARVLPVALGTGVLPSFHHPVDKVFPTVWAPDVGVVAARLLLDAPEGRGGPRIVSVEGPRRVSVTAIADTLGAAAGRAIVAHELPRDTWSATLLRAGLGERHAQLIVDLYDVHNAGRIDVEADVSERVYGTTPLEEALAQLVRRHVR, encoded by the coding sequence GTGTTCGTGATCTTCGGCGCATCCGGCAACGTCGGCCAGTCGACCGTGACGACTTTGCGCAACGCAGGCCATTCCGTGCGCGCGGTGCTGCGCGACGCACGCCATCGTGAACGCTTCGTGCAACTCGGCTGCGATGTCGCGATCGCGAACCTGACGGACGCGCACGCGATCGCCGCGGCGATCGACGGCGCGCAGGCCGTGCAGATGCTGTGTCCGGTGCCGGTTGCCGACCCCGATCCGGCCGCGACGATGACGCGGACGATCGACGCGGCGACCGCCGCGCTCGCAGCGAATCCGCCGCCGGCGTTGCTCGCGTTGTCGGACTACGGTGCGGAGCTTGAAGGCAATACGGGTATCACGCGCCTGTTCCATGACTTCGAGGAACGACTGAAGACGGTTCCGACCCAGTTGACGCTGCTGCGCTCGGCCGAGCATGTGCAGAACTGGGCCCGCGTGCTGCCGGTCGCGCTGGGCACCGGTGTGCTGCCGAGCTTCCACCATCCGGTCGACAAGGTATTTCCGACGGTCTGGGCGCCCGACGTGGGCGTCGTCGCGGCGCGGCTGCTGCTCGATGCGCCGGAAGGCCGTGGCGGGCCGCGTATCGTCAGCGTCGAAGGGCCGCGGCGGGTGAGCGTGACGGCGATCGCGGATACGTTGGGCGCGGCCGCGGGCCGTGCGATCGTCGCGCACGAGCTGCCGCGCGACACGTGGAGCGCGACGCTGCTGCGTGCCGGGCTCGGCGAACGCCATGCGCAGCTGATCGTCGATTTGTACGACGTGCACAACGCGGGGCGGATCGACGTCGAGGCCGACGTGTCGGAGCGGGTGTACGGTACGACGCCGCTGGAGGAGGCCCTCGCGCAACTGGTGCGCCGGCATGTGCGTTGA
- a CDS encoding AraC family transcriptional regulator, translating into MSDPILAAPTDNGVPVSLRSSRGLGWQGFGASLLEIRAGTYRIPAAEHHRIGVHIGAPVRADCVCDGERVSRIQAHGDVDVIPAGLPGQWTDSADCRILHIALSDTFVRRTVEQLELKPSHAQIRRRLQVRDPRLQHIAWAMAAELEAEDASDPLYAESLCTALVARLVDGQPAFRERRRTLAPKAAARVIDYVEANLDRRMTLAELAALVSISVPHFKVLFRETLGMPVHQYVVRRRVERAKALLLEGRLSISQIALEAGFAHQSHMANWMNRVLGATPTEIARSGARGGLRLAYDGEDGGRDA; encoded by the coding sequence ATGAGCGATCCGATTCTTGCCGCGCCGACGGACAACGGCGTCCCGGTCAGCCTGCGCTCCAGCCGCGGGCTCGGCTGGCAGGGCTTCGGCGCGTCGCTGCTGGAGATCCGCGCGGGCACGTACCGGATTCCGGCAGCCGAGCATCACCGGATCGGCGTGCACATCGGCGCGCCGGTGCGGGCGGATTGCGTATGCGACGGCGAGCGCGTGTCGCGTATCCAGGCGCACGGCGACGTCGACGTGATTCCGGCCGGCCTGCCCGGCCAGTGGACCGACAGCGCCGACTGCCGGATTCTGCACATCGCGCTCAGCGACACCTTCGTGCGGCGCACGGTCGAGCAGCTCGAACTGAAGCCGTCGCACGCGCAGATCCGCCGGCGGCTGCAGGTGCGCGACCCGCGGCTGCAGCACATTGCATGGGCGATGGCCGCCGAACTCGAAGCGGAAGACGCATCGGATCCGCTCTATGCGGAAAGCCTGTGCACGGCGCTCGTCGCGCGGCTGGTCGACGGCCAGCCCGCGTTTCGCGAACGCCGGCGCACGCTCGCGCCGAAGGCCGCTGCGCGCGTGATCGACTATGTCGAAGCGAATCTCGACCGGCGCATGACACTGGCCGAGCTCGCGGCGCTCGTGTCGATCAGCGTGCCGCATTTCAAGGTACTGTTCCGCGAAACGCTCGGGATGCCCGTGCATCAGTACGTCGTGCGGCGGCGGGTGGAGCGCGCGAAGGCGCTGCTGCTCGAAGGGAGGCTCAGCATCAGCCAGATCGCGCTGGAAGCCGGGTTCGCGCATCAGAGTCACATGGCGAACTGGATGAACCGCGTGCTCGGCGCGACGCCGACGGAGATTGCGCGGTCGGGCGCGCGGGGCGGGTTGCGGCTGGCCTATGACGGCGAGGATGGAGGCAGGGACGCATAA